A portion of the Oncorhynchus tshawytscha isolate Ot180627B unplaced genomic scaffold, Otsh_v2.0 Un_contig_9656_pilon_pilon, whole genome shotgun sequence genome contains these proteins:
- the LOC121842839 gene encoding steroid hormone receptor ERR2-like: LIDSTHIENVEAVQRLQDSLHEALQDLEGAHNTEDPRRTGKLLMTLPLLRQTAAKAVQHFYSIKVQGKVPMHKLFLEMLEAKA, from the coding sequence cttatagacTCCACGCATATAGAGAATGTGGAGGCTGTGCAGCGGCTCCAGGACTCTCTCCATGAGGCCTTGCAGGACTTAGAAGGTGCCCACAACACGGAGGACCCTCGGCGGACAGGAAAGCTGCTGATGACCCTTCCCTTGCTCCGTCAGACCGCCGCCAAGGCCGTGCAGCACTTCTACAGCATCAAGGTGCAGGGAAAAGTGCCCATGCACAAACTCTTCCTGGAGATGCTGGAGGCCAAGGCTTGA